The nucleotide window TTGTAGATACGGAGGCGAAGAATTTGTGATACTTCTACCAAATACAGCACTCCAAGACGCTACTCTCTTAGCTGAGAAGTTGCGAAAACAAGTAGAGTCTTTTACTCTTATCTCTCCAAAAGATGAAGATTTCAACTTTACAGTAAGTATAGGTGTAGCTCAAATAGATGTAGAAAATGAACCAGATATCGAAAAAGCTTTAAAAAGGGCCGATGATGCCCTTTATATCGCAAAAAACAGCGGTAGAAATAGAGTCAGTGCTAAAGAGTAGCTAAATATTCCAAAACTTCTTGGTATGAACCTCTAAACTCTACTTGTTTAGCTCGTTTTTTGATTTGATAGTCATACATAGGGTCATAATACTCAACTAGCAGAGTCTCTATCCACTCTTTATGCACTTCTAATGAGCCACTTCGCATCTGCTCTGCAAAAGCGTCTTCAAAGCTCTTACAGACCTCTCTATGTCTTTGGCTACCGAGCCTTCTCTCTATTCTATGCATAGCTCCTAGCATCTCTCTCTTCCACTGCTCTAAATCACTAGCATACATTTTTTGAGCTTCAATGACATACTCATCAAAAGTTATCTCTATCCTCTTCTTTATGGGAGTTTGAAGTATGATAAGAGGTGCTTGTGAGACATAGTTTGCAATATTTTTTGGGATAAATAGGCTTCCCACTCGATTACCTTCATCTTCAAAAACTAGATTTTTAAAACCCTTTTCAAGTTTTTGTATAAGATCATAAGCCAAATTATTTTCAAAATCTATCTGCGAAGGTTGAGGAGTAATTTTTTTGCCAAAGGATGAGCCTCTATGGTTTGCTAAACCTTCCAGGTCTATGGAGTTTTCTAAAGCCTTTAGCAGTATAGTCTTGCCTGAACCTGTATAACCCCCAAGTATGATGGGCTTAAACCTTGTACAAGACTCTTCTGTTTGCTCTAGAAGATAATTTCTAAAGGCTTTATATCCACCTTTGAGTCGCTTTATATTGCATCCTGCATCTTTTAGCCACTCTTGTGATATCTTAGAGCGCTCGCCACCTCTAAAGCAAAAAAGTCTAGCATCTGGGCTTTGTTTTATAAAATCCAACCAAGCTTTAATACGCTCCTCTTTTACAGCACCGCTAACAAGCTTATGCCCTAGTTTTATAGCTTCACTATTACCATGTTGTTTATAGCAGATGCCTACTATTTGTCTCTCTTTATCACTAATAAGTGGCAGATTTACAGCACTCTTAAATGTGCCTTTTTCAAACTCTATAGGAGCACGAACATCAATAAGCGGTGTAGAGTTTAAAACTATAGACTTAAAATCACTACTAGACATTGTTTACATTTTTAAAAAAGATTTTTATTTTCATGTGATATTATATCTATATTTAAAAGCATCCTTTTATTTGCATCTCTTGTGATGTCTGAAAAATTGTCTAGATACTCTAAGTATGCTATTAGATACTTTCTACTTAGATCGTACTTCTCTTTTAGATTTGCGATATCTATATAACCCTCTTTTTTGATAATGCCCCTCATGGCATCTACCATCATTGCTAGACTTTGGTGATGTATAAAAATATTGTGTTGCAGTCTTATGACCTGTTTTTTTGCACAAAGACTCTTTAGTATGTCATCACCCATCTTTCTATCTAAGTTTAAATCATCGTAAATGTTGTAAGGAGCTGTAGGAGCAAGGGACTCTTTTTCAAGTCGCTCTAAGACAATGTTTAAGAGTGAGCTAGTAAAGTCCTCTTTTATCTGGCTACTTCTATAAAGATTTGCATCTTTAATCAAAAAGCTCTCCTCTTCTAGCTCATCTAAAACCACTTGTATAAAGCCCTCACTTGCCCACTTTAGGCGGAGTTTTATGGATGAGTTTGAGAGTAGTGCGTATTGGTTTTTTGTGTAGATTCCCTTTATATTTTTATAGATTATCTCTTTTGTAGAGAGTGGGTAGATAACAAGCTCTTTTTCATCAATGAAAGAGTTTTTTAGCTCTTTTGCGGTCTTTAATGCATTAGAGTGAGAGAGTGCAAATCTTTGAGCTGAAGAGATTAAACCCAAGCCTTTTTTATGTACTTCGGTTAAAATCTCATAAGCTTTTGCTATATCTTTTTTATAGAGCGCCTCAAGCAGAAGAAGTTTTTGCTGTTTTTTCATCGGATCATTGATAGGGTTTAACACAACTCCACCAGCCACACTCTCATTACCATCACGGATAATAATTTTTTCACCAAAGATGCTAAAGATATCCTCATCACTCTTGATATTTGCATATCCGCTTTGAAGTGAGTCCTCTGAGCTAAAGAGTAAAACCTTAGCATTTAGTTTTTTTGAGCCTATAAAGATGGAGTAGGCTCTGTTGTGATGCAGTGCCTTGTCAGATATTGCGTTAAATGAGATATCTATGGATTTAAAACCTCTAAGATATCCTTTTTTACTTATGAGAAAACCTCTTTGCACACTTTTAGCATCCAAACCACTTATATTTATAGCAGCTCTATTTGAGATACTTGCGACTTCTACATCTCTCTCGTGAACTTGTAGATTTTTTACCTTTATCTCTTTTTGCAGATCACAAATGAAGAGCTTCTCATCTACCGCTATAGGTTTACCCAAAATACTCCCAGTTACAACAGTTCCAGCACCCTTTAGGCTAAAGGCCCTATCAACATAGTATCTAAAGAAGTTCTCCTCTTGTTTTGAGCTAGCTTCAAGTTTAAAAAGTCTATCTCTTAACTCTTCTATTGTCTCCTCTTGAAATATAGAAGCGCCCATAGTAAACTTTATATCAAACTCATAAGATGCAACAAACCCCTCTATATCTATAAGTTTTATCTGCAATTCCTCTTTACTTATAAGGTCAGCTTTGCTTAAAACCAAAACAGCATCTCTAACACCAAGGAGTTTTAAAATCTCAAGATGCTCTATAGTTTGCGGTTTTATCCCCTCAGATGCACTCACAACAATGAGCACGCAGTCAAAGCCAAAAGCCCCAGCTATCATGTTTTTTACAAGTCTCTCATGACCTGGGACATCTATAAAGGCAATGTTTTTCTCAAGCTTTGTGATATTTGAGAAGCTCAAATCTATAGTGATGCCTCTCTGTTTTTCCTCTTTTGTACTATCTCCATCAAAGCCGTTAAGTGCCTTAATGAGTGAGGTTTTACCATGATCTATATGTCCGCAAGTTCCTATGATTAAGTTAGACATCTGTAATCTCATCTATAGCATCTACTACTTGTTGGAGCTGTGTTTTTTGTATGGTTCTAAAATCAAGCAAAAACTCATCATCTTCGATGCGGCCGATGATTGATTTTTGGCGAAAGAGTTTTTGAAGTTTTTTAACTTTTATATTTTTTGATTCTATAACTAAGGCTACACTTGGGATGGTTTTGTTTGGAGTAGTTCCACCACCGATAAGAGTTTTTGTATCTACTATATTAGTTTTTATATTTTTTTTAAGCTTTTGTTGAACTTGCATGGCATCTTCTCTTAGCTCATCGGTTGAGCGAAAGAGCATTCTTGCAGTTGGAATCTGCTCTTTATTACCCAGTAAAATCGCTTTAAAACTCTCTTCTAGCAGTGCTAAAGTGAGTTTATCTACTCTTAACATTCTAAGGAGTTGATTCTTTTTCAACATATCTATATATTTTTTCTTACCAACTATAATGCCAGCTTGAACACTTCCTAAAAGCTTATCCCCTGAGAAACTTAGTAGTGATGGATTTAGCTTCATAAAGTCCAAAACTGATGGCTCATCAAGCCCGTAAGGCAGGTCAAAAAGATGTCCACTTCCCATATCATAATAATCAATTAGACCTTTTTCACATGCTAGCTTTACAATCTCACCAAACTCTACATCTGAGCTAAAACCCTCAATGCTATAGTTTGACTTGTGAACTTTCATAAGCATAGAGGTTTTTTTACCTATAGCATCTTCGTAGTCATAGAGATGAGTTTTGTTTGTAGTTCCCACTTCAACAAGCTTTGCGCCGCTTTGTTTCATCACATCAGGGACTCTAAAACTACCACCAATCTCAACCAACTCCCCACGACTAACTACTACCTCTTTTTTCCTTGCAAAGGTGTTTAAGATAAGAAAAACTGCACTTGCGTTGTTATTTACAATAAGTACATCTTCGCATCCTAAAAGGGAGCAAACACTCTTTGAGATAAGAGAGTATCTCTCCCCTCGTTTACCGCTCTCTAAGTTAAATTCAAGGTTATTGTAGTTTGTCATAAGCTCTTTTACTCTATCAAAGGCATCTGCATCTATAAGACTTCTTCCAAGGTTTGTATGGACTATGATGCCAGTTGCGTTGATTAGTGTTTGAAGTGATGGCTTGGTAAGTTCTGTGTATCTCTGTAGAAGTTCTTTTACTAGCTCATCTTCACTAAAAGTAGTGACTCTCCCATTTAGTATATTTTCTCTTAACTCACTAAGCAACTCTTTGGTCAAACTCATAACTAAAGCGCTTCCTAGTGTTTTAAACTCTTTCTTAGCTATAAATTTGTCAACTTTAGGGATTGATTTTAGTAAAAACATTTTTACCCTTTTATCTTGGTTTTATACTTTGTGATGTAAGCTTCACTTCTACTTTGGGGGGCATGTGATCCTGGTGGACGCCACAGGCTTCAACCCTGATGGAGGTTTTGCTGACAAAGCCTCGGGAGGTTCGATTCCTTCGCCTTCTCACCAAAGTTAAAAAACTTCAATAGCTCTATCGCCTCTTGGCTCTACACTTCCAATGATTCTCGCATATCCAAAACTATACTCTTCTATCATCTTTATATACTCTTTTGCATCTCGCTCATCCATCGAGACTAAAAGACCGCCAGAAGTCTGCGCATCACAGAGCATCAAGCGAAGATGCTCTGCACTCTTAGCAAATGTGACTTTGTCTTGTAAGTAAGCCATGTTTTTCTTAGTTCCACCAGGCACTACACCCTCAAGTGACAAGGCAATTGCATCAGCCATTATTGGAACCTCTCTTGCATCTATCTTTATAGCAACTCCATCGTTTGTAGATTCCAAAGCATGACCTAAAAGCCCAAAACCTGTCACATCAGTACAAGCACTCACATTAAATCCACGAAGAAGCTTTGACGCTTTATAGTTTAACTCTTGCATCACCTTTATAGCCTCAAGCATGGTTGGCTCACTTAGCAAATCTCTCTTTATAGCTGTAGTTAAAATCCCCATACCGATGGGCTTTGTAAGAACTAAAACATGCCCTATCTTTGGAGTGTTGTTTCTTAAAATCTTATCTGGATGAATCAGCCCAGTTACACTAAGTCCGTAGTACATCTCAGGCGACTCTATCGTGTGACCACCCATAAGGACTCCACCACACTCTTTTATCTTCTCATTTCCACCTTTTAATATCTCTACTAAGACTTCTTTAGTGTGATTTGTACTATCAAAACCTACTATATTTAGAGCCGTTTTAACCTCAGCTCCCATTGCAAAGATATCTGAGAGCGAGTTTGCAGCAGCTATCTTGCCATAGATAAATGGGTCATCCACCACAGGCGTTATAAAGTCGAGAGTCTGCACAAGAGCCTCGTCGTCGTGCAGTTTATATACACAAGCATCTTCAGAGTTTTCAAAACCTACAAGAACATTTTTATCATCTGGAATGAGTGAACAAACACTATGTTTTAGATCCCCCGGACCCATCTTTGCTGCTCAACCAGCTGCTTGAACGAACTTGGTCAATCTATATTGATTGTTCATTTAGTAACCTTAAAATTATTTATGAAATGAGAGGTTCAAAGAGTGCGTAAAAAAAGAGTTCGGCATCTATGTACACCTATTCCATAGGCTAATGTCTAAGAAGCATTTTACTTACAATAATGTTAAAGTAATATTAATAGAGTAAAAAATATTTTACCTTATTTGTAAAAAAATGATTATGCTTTTTAATTTAGCATCTCTTAAAATAACTAACACTCAGTGATGCAAGGTTGATTTTTATCATGTTTTCTCTTCCATGACAACTCTCTTTTCGTGATTTTATAGGAGTTGTATTTGCTGAACCATAGCCACCAAACTCTTCATTGTTTGAGCTAAAGACCTCTTTGTATGTCCCTTTTGTTGGTACGCCTAAGTTGTAACCTATGTGCTCTTTGTCTGAAAAATTACATACTATGATGATAGGTTTTGTTTTTTTTGTACCAAACCTGATAAATGAGATAACGTTGGCCTGATAGTCATTCTCATCTATCCACTCAAAACCATTTTCTTCAACATCATTAAGATGCAGTGATGACTCTATTTTATAGAGCCTATTTAACTCTTTTACAGTGTTTTGCACCCCCTTATGCTCTTTATACTCTAGTAGATGCCAATCTAGGCTTCTCTCATAATCCCACTCCGCAAACTGTGCAAACTCTCCACCCATAAAGAGTAGTTTTTTCCCAGGATGAGACATCATCAAAGAGTAAAGTGCTCTTAGGTTTGCAAACTTTTTATAGTTATCTCCGGGCATCTTGTTTATCAAAGAACCTTTCATATGAACAACTTCATCGTGGCTAAGTGGAAGTACATAGTTTTCATTGAACATATAGACAAAACTAAATGTCAAATCTTTATGATGATGCTCTCTATAGATAGGGTCAAGCTTCATGTATTTTAAAATATCATGCATCCAGCCCATATTCCACTTGTAACCAAACCCTAGCCCGCCATCACTCACAGCTCCGCATACTTTTGAGTAGTTTGTAGACTCTTCTGCAATCATCATAATATCGCTAAACTCTCCATAAGCTCTCACATTTAACTGCTCTAAAAACTTAACTGCTCCACGATTTACATTACTACCATCTTCATTTGGCACCCACTCTCCATCTTTTCTTGCATAGTTTAAGTAGAGCATAGAAGCAACCGCATCTACTCTTATGCCATCTATGTGGTATTTCTCAAGCCAAAATATTGCCGAACTTATCAAAAAAGCACGAACCTCGTTTCTATCGTAGTTAAAGATAGCACTCTTCCACTCAGGATGATAACCCTTTCTAGGGTCTTCATGTTCATAAAGACAAGTTCCATCGAAGTTCATAAGACCATGCCCATCTGTCACAAAGTGTGATGGCACCCAGTCTAAGATAACCCCGATATCATGCTCATGCATAATATCTACAAGCTGCATAAACTCATGAGGTGTGCCAAATCTAGCTGTTGGTGCAAAGTAGCCTGTTACTTGATAACCCCAAGAGCCTTTAAATGGAAACTCTGTAATTGGTAGAAGTTCCACATGAGTAAAATTCATCTCTTTTAAATAAAGTGCTAACTCTTTTGCGGACTCTACATAAGTTAAGTAGCGATTATCCTCTTGTACTTTTCTTCTCCAAGAACCTAAATGAACCTCGTAGATAGAGATAGGTGCTTTATGAGAGTTGTTTTTTGCTCTTTTTTTCATCCATTTTTTATCATCCCACTTATATCCATCAAGCTCATAAACCTTTGAAGCTGAGGCAGGTGCTACCTCAGAGCAAAAAGCAAAGGGGTCAGCTTTGTCTGGATTTGCATTTTCAGAACCTGAGCTTATATGGTACTTATATGTCATGTCCTCTTCAACATTAGAGATAAATCCCTCCCAGATCCCAGACTCATCATCTCTTTGTTTTAGTGGATGAGAGTGTATATCATAAGAGTTAAAATCCCCTCTAACTGAGACACTATTTGCATTTGGAGCCCAGAGAGAGAAGTATGTGCCTTCTACTCCATCTCTTGTATATAGATGCGCACCTAGATGATTGTAGAGTTTTGAGTGAGTTCCCTCTTTAAAGAGATAAATATCCAAGTCACTAAAGAGAGTCACATCGTAAAACATATCATAGTTCATCTTATCTTCCTAGTATATTTTTATAAATATCTACATACTCTAAAGCCGCACTATCCCAACCAAAATACTCTCTCATAGCTCTCTTTTGCATAGCAAGAAATGAGTCAGAAGAGTTATAGTAAACATCTAATGCCCATTTTATAGTGTGATAAAGTGCGTCATTAGATGCTTCGTAAAACTTAAAGCCGTTCCCACTCTCATGAAACTCATCATAGTTATGGATAGTATCATCCAAACCACCTGTAGCTCTGACTATCGGCAAGGTTCCATATCTAAGACTATAGATTTGGTTTAATCCACATGGCTCAAAGAGTGAGGGCATCAAAAACATATCACTTGCCGCTTCTATCTTGTGAGCTAGTGCATCTGAATAGCCAACATGCACAGCAAAGTTTGGACGATAATAAGAAGTCGTGCTAAAGAAGTCTTCTGCCCACTTCTCACCAGTTCCAAGCACAACTATTTGAACATCAAAATCTAGTATAGAGTTAAGGATGGAAGCTATCATAGCTATACCTTTTTGCTCTACAAATCTTCCAACAAAACCTATCAAAGCTACATCTTCTCTAAGTTCAAATCCAAAGTGCTTTTGAATATCTCGCTTGCACACAGCCTTGCCACTCATATCATCCACGTCATACTTCTTAGCAATGAGTTTATCTACAGCTGGATTCCACTCATCATAATCCACACCATTTAAGATGCCATATATCTTATGTGCGTGAGCTTGCATATGATGTTCAAGTCCAAAACCAAACTCTTGAGTTTGAATCTCTTGTGCATATTTTTTAGAAACAGTTGTCACTGCATCTGCTCTTGATATTCCGCCTTTTAAGAAGTTTACTCCATCATTACTCTCTAAATCATGTGCATTAAAATACTCCCAACCAACCTCTAAAACATCTACAGCGCCTTTAAAAAAGTGACCTTGATGCTGTAGATTGTGTATAGTTAGAACTGATTTAGTATGTGCAAAATCATGAACAAACCTAGTTCTCATAAGAAGTGGAATAGTTGCAGTGTGCCAATCATTTGCATGAACTATATCTGGAGCAAAGTTTAGCATCTTAGAGAGTTGAAGAACTGCTTTAGAGAAAAATATAAAACGGTTGTCATTATCTTTATATGCATTTCCGTCCCCATCCTCATAAAGCTTACTTCTACCAAAATACTCTTCATAGTCTATAAAATATATTGGCACCTTGCTATTGGGCATCATAGTTGTATAAACGCCCGCCCAAAACTCACCCATCACACCCATAGGAACACCCAAAGGCTCTTGTAGTTTTGTTAGATTTGCTGTGTCTATTTGGTAATATCTTGGCATCACAACTATGATGTTATGTCCCAACTCTTTTATAGCTTTTGGAAGTGCTCCTGCAACATCTGCTAGGCCACCAGTTTTAGCGTATGGGACAACCTCTGATGCTACAAATAGTATATTTAAATTTTTATTACTCATTTTGAATCCCTTAGCATTAAAGCACCGATAGTTGGTGCATTTTTTAGTTTTGTTGTCATTATCTTCACACCATCAAGTGCAACTGGCATAGCATAGTTTTTTATCTTTGAAGCTATTATACTCTCAAGTTTTGGATTTGACTCTATGATTCCACCACCTAAAACTACAACTTTTGGATTAAAAAGTGTTATGGCAGTTGAGATTGCATAAAGCAGTGCAAGTTCAAACTCTTCGTATATTTCACTAAACTCTGGAGTTTCTTTTAACTCTTGTAGAGTTAGTTTACTATCTATATTTTTATGTTTTTTCCATTTAGCTAAAGCTGAACCTGATGCAAAGAGTTCAATGCAGTTGTCTTTACCGCATCCACATTCAAAAGGAGCTTCTTTATATGGTATATGTCCTAACTCTGTTGCCACTCCACTAAAGCCCGTTATGAGATTTCCTGAACTAACAACTCCAAGGCCAAGACCAGTTCCAACGTAGACGGCACAAATATCTTCTTCTTTAAGATAAGTACCCTCCGCTAGAACTGCACAATTTAAATCATTCTCTATAAAAAGTCCAATCTCATACTTCTCTTTAAAATACTCTTTTATCTCATGTATATCTACTTTGATATTTGGAGCAGAAATTATAACTCCATTTTTTACTTGACCTGCATAAGAGATGCAAATAGTTTTTACATCACTATACTCTTTGATTATTGTCTCAATCCACGATGCTAATCCTACAGCCGAACTTTTTTCATTTAACTTTTTGAGTAGTTTATCTTCTCTATAAATCTCAGCACGAAGGTGTGTACCACCTGCATCTATAACTAAAGTCATCCTAAAGTCTTTTTATAAAGCTCTATATACTTAAGTGTACTCTTAGTAAATGAGAGATCTTTTTTCATAGCAGTTATTCTCATGGAGTCAAATTTTTCACTATTTTTTTTGAGTTTTATGGCTCTTTTGACAGCTCTTAGTAAATCTTTTTTACTCTCCTCTTTAAATATAATCCCATCAACTCCATCCTTAACACTATCTTTTAGTCCGCCTATTTCATGAACAATAGGCAGGGTTCCATAACTCATTGAAATCATTTGGCTTAGTCCACATGGCTCAAATCTTGATGGCATTAGTAAAAAATCTGCAGCAGCATAAATCCTGTGAGACAACTCCTCATTATAGATATTGGTAAACTCAAAGTTTTCATACTTACTTGAAAACTTCTCAAGCTTGACTGCAAACTCTGCACTTCCCTCTCCCACTACAAATAGATTTAACTCTTTTGACAATATTTTTTTTAGCGACTCTATGACTAAATCTATACCTTTTTGCTCAACCAGACGGGTTACCATAACAAAAAGTGGGAGTTTTGGATTTTTTAAAGAGGAGTTTTTTAAAAAAGCTTTTTTATTTTCTTCTTTTTTATCTAAGCTACTATAATCATATTTTTTATACAGACTCTCATCAGTTTTTGGATTAAACAGAGTCTTATCTATGCCATTTAATATTCCATAGAGTTTATCTTTATGAAGTTCTAAAAAACCTTCAAGACCGCATCCAAACTCTTGTGTTAAAATCTCTTTTGCATAAGTTGGACTAACAGTCGTGATAGCATCACTATAGGCTATACCAGCTTTTAAAAAATTAACCTTGTCATAAAACTCTACTCCATCAACATTAAAGTATTTTTTATCTATAGAGAGTTTTTTTAATGAACTTTTACTGTAAATTCCTTGATATGCAAGGTTATGAATAGTTAACACAGTTTTGATTTTTGATTTTTTTTCTTTTAGATAAAGCGAGCTAAGAGCTGTGTGCCAATCATTTAGATGCAAGATATCTACATCTAATTTTTTTGCTAAAACTACTATTGCTTTACAAAAAACACCAAAACGCAAATTATTGTTTGCATAATCTCCCGACTCATCTGCATAAAGATTTTGTGTATCACTAAGTAGTGGAGCTTGCACAAAATATGTAGTTGTGTTATCTTTTTTATAAAATTTTAACCCATAAGAGACTCCGCCTAAGTTAATCTTATCACTAAACACAAGTACTAAGCCCTCTTTTTTCATAAAACCATAAAATGGTATAAGAGTCGATATATCTACAAACTCTGCTAGTGATTTTGGAAGTGAGGCGGCAACATCTGCTAAACCACCGCTCTTAGCATAGGGAAACATCTCACTTGAAGCAAAAAGTATCTTCATTATAGAGTCTTAAACAGCTCTTGCATAATAGCCTGAGCCTCTTTTTGAATTTGTGATAAATGCTCGCTTGAGATAAAACTCTCTGCATATATCTTATATATATCCTCGGTTCCAGATGGACGCATTGCCACCCAGCCATTTTTTGTAACAATTTTAAGTCCGCCAATCTCTGCATCGTTTCCAGGAGCACTACTTAAGACCTTCTGGATTTTCTCACCAGCGAGTGACTCTATATCTATAGACTCAGCCCTAAGAGTTTTTAGTATCTTTTTTTGCTCTAAGCTAGCAGGTGCATCTATTCGGTCATAGTAGGATTTGCCAAACTCCTCTTCAAAATCCTCATAAATATCTGCTATATCTTTACCTGTTACTGCCATAATCTCAGCAGCTAAGAGCGCCATGATAATGCCATCCTTATCACTGCTCCAAACAATTCCATCAAAACGAAGAAAAGAAGCCCCTGCACTCTCTTCACCACCAAAGCCTAAAGAGCCATCATATAGTCCATCAACAAACCACTTAAATCCAACTGGGACTTCATAGACTTCTCTATCTAAGCTTTTACAGACATGCTCTATCATAGAACTAGAAACTAATGTTTTTCCAACTTTTAAATCTTTTGTAAAATTTTCTCTATATTTAAACAAGTACCAAATAGCAACACTAAGATAGTGATTTGGATTTATAAGTCCACCTTTTGGCGTAACTATTCCATGTCTATCGGCATCTGTATCGTTTGCAACGCACAAGTCATAGCTATCTTTTAGACTAAGTAGTGAAGCCATTGAGTAAGGGGAAGAACAATCCATACGAATCTTGCCATCATGATCAAGCGTCATAAATGAAAAAGTATAATCCACATATGGATTTATGACATCCATATCAAGATTATAATGAGATTTTATTTTCTCATATACAGCTATAGCTGTTCCACCAAGAGCATCAGCTGCTATTTTTAGATTTGATTTTTGAATAGAGTTCATATCTAGTATTTCGCCAAGCGCTTCCACATATGGCGTTATATAGTCATACTCGCTTAAAAAATTAGATGCTAAAGCTTCTTCATAACTAACTATTTTTACGTCTTTGAGATTGTTTTTTAGTATCTCATTTGCACGCATCTCTATAAATGAAGTCACATCAGTATCAGCTGGTCCACCATTTGGCGGGTTATACTTAAAACCACCATCTGAGG belongs to Sulfurimonas hongkongensis and includes:
- the selA gene encoding L-seryl-tRNA(Sec) selenium transferase; this translates as MFLLKSIPKVDKFIAKKEFKTLGSALVMSLTKELLSELRENILNGRVTTFSEDELVKELLQRYTELTKPSLQTLINATGIIVHTNLGRSLIDADAFDRVKELMTNYNNLEFNLESGKRGERYSLISKSVCSLLGCEDVLIVNNNASAVFLILNTFARKKEVVVSRGELVEIGGSFRVPDVMKQSGAKLVEVGTTNKTHLYDYEDAIGKKTSMLMKVHKSNYSIEGFSSDVEFGEIVKLACEKGLIDYYDMGSGHLFDLPYGLDEPSVLDFMKLNPSLLSFSGDKLLGSVQAGIIVGKKKYIDMLKKNQLLRMLRVDKLTLALLEESFKAILLGNKEQIPTARMLFRSTDELREDAMQVQQKLKKNIKTNIVDTKTLIGGGTTPNKTIPSVALVIESKNIKVKKLQKLFRQKSIIGRIEDDEFLLDFRTIQKTQLQQVVDAIDEITDV
- the mnmH gene encoding tRNA 2-selenouridine(34) synthase MnmH, giving the protein MSSSDFKSIVLNSTPLIDVRAPIEFEKGTFKSAVNLPLISDKERQIVGICYKQHGNSEAIKLGHKLVSGAVKEERIKAWLDFIKQSPDARLFCFRGGERSKISQEWLKDAGCNIKRLKGGYKAFRNYLLEQTEESCTRFKPIILGGYTGSGKTILLKALENSIDLEGLANHRGSSFGKKITPQPSQIDFENNLAYDLIQKLEKGFKNLVFEDEGNRVGSLFIPKNIANYVSQAPLIILQTPIKKRIEITFDEYVIEAQKMYASDLEQWKREMLGAMHRIERRLGSQRHREVCKSFEDAFAEQMRSGSLEVHKEWIETLLVEYYDPMYDYQIKKRAKQVEFRGSYQEVLEYLATL
- the selD gene encoding selenide, water dikinase SelD — its product is MNNQYRLTKFVQAAGUAAKMGPGDLKHSVCSLIPDDKNVLVGFENSEDACVYKLHDDEALVQTLDFITPVVDDPFIYGKIAAANSLSDIFAMGAEVKTALNIVGFDSTNHTKEVLVEILKGGNEKIKECGGVLMGGHTIESPEMYYGLSVTGLIHPDKILRNNTPKIGHVLVLTKPIGMGILTTAIKRDLLSEPTMLEAIKVMQELNYKASKLLRGFNVSACTDVTGFGLLGHALESTNDGVAIKIDAREVPIMADAIALSLEGVVPGGTKKNMAYLQDKVTFAKSAEHLRLMLCDAQTSGGLLVSMDERDAKEYIKMIEEYSFGYARIIGSVEPRGDRAIEVF
- the glgA gene encoding glycogen synthase GlgA, whose product is MSNKNLNILFVASEVVPYAKTGGLADVAGALPKAIKELGHNIIVVMPRYYQIDTANLTKLQEPLGVPMGVMGEFWAGVYTTMMPNSKVPIYFIDYEEYFGRSKLYEDGDGNAYKDNDNRFIFFSKAVLQLSKMLNFAPDIVHANDWHTATIPLLMRTRFVHDFAHTKSVLTIHNLQHQGHFFKGAVDVLEVGWEYFNAHDLESNDGVNFLKGGISRADAVTTVSKKYAQEIQTQEFGFGLEHHMQAHAHKIYGILNGVDYDEWNPAVDKLIAKKYDVDDMSGKAVCKRDIQKHFGFELREDVALIGFVGRFVEQKGIAMIASILNSILDFDVQIVVLGTGEKWAEDFFSTTSYYRPNFAVHVGYSDALAHKIEAASDMFLMPSLFEPCGLNQIYSLRYGTLPIVRATGGLDDTIHNYDEFHESGNGFKFYEASNDALYHTIKWALDVYYNSSDSFLAMQKRAMREYFGWDSAALEYVDIYKNILGR
- the selB gene encoding selenocysteine-specific translation elongation factor; the encoded protein is MRLQMSNLIIGTCGHIDHGKTSLIKALNGFDGDSTKEEKQRGITIDLSFSNITKLEKNIAFIDVPGHERLVKNMIAGAFGFDCVLIVVSASEGIKPQTIEHLEILKLLGVRDAVLVLSKADLISKEELQIKLIDIEGFVASYEFDIKFTMGASIFQEETIEELRDRLFKLEASSKQEENFFRYYVDRAFSLKGAGTVVTGSILGKPIAVDEKLFICDLQKEIKVKNLQVHERDVEVASISNRAAINISGLDAKSVQRGFLISKKGYLRGFKSIDISFNAISDKALHHNRAYSIFIGSKKLNAKVLLFSSEDSLQSGYANIKSDEDIFSIFGEKIIIRDGNESVAGGVVLNPINDPMKKQQKLLLLEALYKKDIAKAYEILTEVHKKGLGLISSAQRFALSHSNALKTAKELKNSFIDEKELVIYPLSTKEIIYKNIKGIYTKNQYALLSNSSIKLRLKWASEGFIQVVLDELEEESFLIKDANLYRSSQIKEDFTSSLLNIVLERLEKESLAPTAPYNIYDDLNLDRKMGDDILKSLCAKKQVIRLQHNIFIHHQSLAMMVDAMRGIIKKEGYIDIANLKEKYDLSRKYLIAYLEYLDNFSDITRDANKRMLLNIDIISHENKNLF
- the glgB gene encoding 1,4-alpha-glucan branching protein GlgB, coding for MNYDMFYDVTLFSDLDIYLFKEGTHSKLYNHLGAHLYTRDGVEGTYFSLWAPNANSVSVRGDFNSYDIHSHPLKQRDDESGIWEGFISNVEEDMTYKYHISSGSENANPDKADPFAFCSEVAPASASKVYELDGYKWDDKKWMKKRAKNNSHKAPISIYEVHLGSWRRKVQEDNRYLTYVESAKELALYLKEMNFTHVELLPITEFPFKGSWGYQVTGYFAPTARFGTPHEFMQLVDIMHEHDIGVILDWVPSHFVTDGHGLMNFDGTCLYEHEDPRKGYHPEWKSAIFNYDRNEVRAFLISSAIFWLEKYHIDGIRVDAVASMLYLNYARKDGEWVPNEDGSNVNRGAVKFLEQLNVRAYGEFSDIMMIAEESTNYSKVCGAVSDGGLGFGYKWNMGWMHDILKYMKLDPIYREHHHKDLTFSFVYMFNENYVLPLSHDEVVHMKGSLINKMPGDNYKKFANLRALYSLMMSHPGKKLLFMGGEFAQFAEWDYERSLDWHLLEYKEHKGVQNTVKELNRLYKIESSLHLNDVEENGFEWIDENDYQANVISFIRFGTKKTKPIIIVCNFSDKEHIGYNLGVPTKGTYKEVFSSNNEEFGGYGSANTTPIKSRKESCHGRENMIKINLASLSVSYFKRC